A single window of Doryrhamphus excisus isolate RoL2022-K1 chromosome 5, RoL_Dexc_1.0, whole genome shotgun sequence DNA harbors:
- the cherp gene encoding calcium homeostasis endoplasmic reticulum protein isoform X1, whose product MDVPTPPEDQELRNVIDKLAQFVARNGPEFEKMTMDKQKDNPKFSFLFGGDFFGYYKCKLALAQQQHPSTRDGEEYKSEELYNPGTSDMLDIPPPPMAMMPPPPIPPSSAAAPAIDDIIQQSQWNLQHQEQHLHTLRQEQVSAAIASAAEQQIQKLVVETQLDVTEFDNLLQPIIDTCTKDAISAGKNWMFNNAKTPQHCELMTSHLRNRITAEGAHFELRLHLIYLTNDVLHHCQRKQQKDLLAALQKVVVPIYCTSFLAVEEEKQQKITRLLQLWEKNGYFDEETIQQLQNPALGLGQYQASLITEYASVVQPIQLAFQQQIQVLKSQHEEFVATLKQQPAPQLAPPTEPEKAPPMTSQPAEVKPPMSGPSPGDFDDAPAGPQDPSNSSGPSELPPKPAWYDPQHMGPWNPNQPPPFDPNLPPPPCPPWNSHEGMWNDQREPGNWSGGPPREGGPWSSPGGPDPGPPSWNSYDQQPPWGNQPEQPPWGQREPPFPPRMQRPPHFRGSFPPHQQPPPFNQPPPPPHSFGRFPSRFMQDDFPPRHHYDRPPYTPHRFDYAQGDFPRDMPGPPPPHHTNQRLPPSGMGGDHPPWGGAQHPDFGPPPHGFNGHSPHVRHRQPPAPDDPSLVPNVPYFDLPAGLMAPLVKLEDTEYKALDPKDIRLPPPMPPSERLLAAVEAFYSPPSHDRPRNSEGWEQNGLYEFFRAKMRARRKKGQEKRNSGRGNSRSRSRSGSRGRSSSHSSSRSSKSRSRSRSRSRSRSRSRSRSYSRSRSRSRSRSSRSRSRSRSRSRSPTRRRHGHKSRSSSPPSTSAAGSAPSKVPPDSRLGEENKGHQLLMKMGWSGSGGLGAKEQGIQDPIKGGDIRDKWDQYKGVGVSLDDPYENYRRNKSYNFVARMKAREEVNREPQEAPPTE is encoded by the exons ATGGATGTACCCACGCCCCCCGAAG ATCAAGAACTGCGGAATGTGATTGACAAGCTGGCTCAGTTTGTCGCTCGGAACGGACCAGAGTTTGAGAAGATGACAATGGACAAACAGAAGGACAACCCCAAGTTCTCCTTCCTCTTTGGAGGAGACTTCTTCGGCTACTACAAGTGCAAGCTGGCTTTGGCGCAGCAGCAGC ATCCCTCTACCCGCGATGGGGAGGAATATAAATCTGAAG AGCTCTACAACCCAGGCACATCAGACATGCTTGACATTCCTCCCCCACCTATGGCCATGATGCCTCCGCCTCCCATCCCTCCGTCCTCCGCCGCCGCGCCCGCCATCGATGACATCATCCAGCAGAGTCAGTGGAACTTGCAGCACCAGGAGCAGCACCTGCACACACTCAGACAG GAACAAGTTAGCGCAGCCATAGCTTCGGCCGCCGAACAGCAGATCCAAAAACTGGTAGTGGAAACTCAGCTGGACGTCACAGAGTTCGACAACCTGTTGCAGCCCATCATTGACACCTGCACCAAAGACGCCATTTCT GCTGGAAAGAACTGGATGTTCAACAATGCCAAGACTCCGCAGCACTGTgagctgatgacatcacaccTCCGCAACCGCATCACTGCAGAAGGAGCGCATTTTGAGCTCCGCCTGCATCTCATCTATTTAACCAATGACGTTCTCCATCACTG CCAGCGCAAACAGCAGAAGGATTTGTTGGCAGCTCTGCAGAAAGTTGTGGTTCCAATCTACTGCACCAGCTTCTTGGctgtggaggaggagaagcagcAGAAGATCACCAGG TTGTTGCAGCTTTGGGAGAAGAATGGCTACTTCGATGAGGAAACCATTCAGCAACTCCAGAACCCAGCATTGGGTCTAGGCCAGTACCAG GCCTCTCTGATAACGGAATATGCCAGCGTGGTGCAGCCCATCCAGCTGGCTTTCCAGCAGCAGATCCAAGTCCTGAAGAGCCAACATGAGGAGTTTGTGGCGACCCTGAAGCAGCAGCCCGCTCCCCAACTTGCCCCGCCTACTGAGCCTGAAAAGGCCCCACCTATGACTTCACAACCTG CAGAGGTGAAGCCACCCATGTCAGGTCCTTCTCCGGGAGACTTTGACGACGCTCCAGCCGGACCTCAGGACCCCAGCAACTCCAGCGGACCTTCAGAGCTACCCCCCAAGCCCGCGTGGTACGACCCCCAGCACATGGGCCCTTGGAATCCTAACCAGCCG CCACCCTTTGACCCAAACCTGCCTCCCCCTCCGTGTCCGCCATGGAACAGCCATGAGGGAATGTGGAACGATCAGAGGGAGCCAGGAAACTGGAGCGGGGGTCCACCTCGAGAAGGGGGTCCCTGGAGCAGTCCCGGTGGGCCTGATCCAGGCCCCCCTTCTTGGAACTCATACGACCAGCAACCTCCGTGGGGGAACCAGCCTGAGCAGCCCCCCTGGGGCCAACGGGAGCCACCCTTTCCCCCCCGCATGCAG aggCCCCCTCACTTCAGGGGCTCCTTCCCCCCCCATCAGCAACCGCCTCCCTTTAACcagccaccgccgccgccacatTCTTTTGGACGCTTTCCTTCGCGCTTTATGCAGGATGACTTTCCTCCCAGGCATCACTACGACCGGCCGCCGTACACGCCACATCGCTTCGATTACGCTCAAGGAGACTTCCCCAGAG ACATGCCGGGTCCACCCCCGCCCCACCACACCAACCAGAGGCTCCCTCCCTCCGGCATGGGGGGTGATCACCCGCCCTGGGGCGGAGCCCAGCACCCAGACTTTGGGCCACCCCCACACGGGTTCAATGGCCATTCACCGCATGTACGCCACCGGCAGCCTCCGGCCCCGGACGACCCAAGCCTGGTGCCCAATGTTCCCTATTTCGACCTTCCTGCGGGTCTCATGGCGCCGCTGGTCAAA TTGGAGGACACAGAGTATAAAGCACTGGATCCTAAAGACATTCGCCTGCCGCCCCCAATGCCTCCCAGCGAACGCCTGCTCGCCGCCGTGGAAGCTTTCTACAGCCCCCCATCCCACGACCGGCCCCGCAACAG TGAAGGTTGGGAGCAGAACGGCCTGTACGAGTTCTTCCGGGCCAAGATGAGAGCACGCAGGAAAAAAGGCCAAGAGAAGCGCAATAG TGGGCGAGGCAACAGCCGCTCCAGGAGCCGCTCGGGCAGCCGTGGAAGGTCATCCTCCCACTCTAGCTCGCGCTCGTCCAAGTCCAGGTCCCGGTCACGATCCCGCAGTCGCTCGCGGTCCCGCAGTCGCTCACGCTCCTACTCACGTTccag GTCCAGGAGTCGGTCCAGATCGTCAAGGAGTCGCTCACGCTCCAGGTCCCGTTCACGCTCACCCACCAGGAGGCGCCATGGCCATAAATCCCGCAGCTCTTCACCTCC CTCCACCTCAGCAGCGGGCAGTGCCCCCTCCAAAGTGCCGCCAGACTCCCGCCTGGGCGAGGAGAACAAAGGCCATCAACTGCTCATGAAGATGG GTTGGAGCGGATCAGGAGGTCTTGGCGCCAAGGAACAGGGCATCCAGGATCCCATCAAAGGAGGCGACATCCGCGACAAGTGGGACCAGTACAAGGGAGTGGGTGTGTCCCTGGACGACCCCTACGAGAATTATCGCAGGAACAAGAGCTACAACTTTGTAGCCCGCATGAAGGCTCGGGaagaag TGAACAGAGAACCTCAGGAGGCCCCACCCACTGAGTGA
- the cherp gene encoding calcium homeostasis endoplasmic reticulum protein isoform X2, which translates to MDVPTPPEDQELRNVIDKLAQFVARNGPEFEKMTMDKQKDNPKFSFLFGGDFFGYYKCKLALAQQQHPSTRDGEEYKSEELYNPGTSDMLDIPPPPMAMMPPPPIPPSSAAAPAIDDIIQQSQWNLQHQEQHLHTLRQEQVSAAIASAAEQQIQKLVVETQLDVTEFDNLLQPIIDTCTKDAISAGKNWMFNNAKTPQHCELMTSHLRNRITAEGAHFELRLHLIYLTNDVLHHCQRKQQKDLLAALQKVVVPIYCTSFLAVEEEKQQKITRLLQLWEKNGYFDEETIQQLQNPALGLGQYQASLITEYASVVQPIQLAFQQQIQVLKSQHEEFVATLKQQPAPQLAPPTEPEKAPPMTSQPEVKPPMSGPSPGDFDDAPAGPQDPSNSSGPSELPPKPAWYDPQHMGPWNPNQPPPFDPNLPPPPCPPWNSHEGMWNDQREPGNWSGGPPREGGPWSSPGGPDPGPPSWNSYDQQPPWGNQPEQPPWGQREPPFPPRMQRPPHFRGSFPPHQQPPPFNQPPPPPHSFGRFPSRFMQDDFPPRHHYDRPPYTPHRFDYAQGDFPRDMPGPPPPHHTNQRLPPSGMGGDHPPWGGAQHPDFGPPPHGFNGHSPHVRHRQPPAPDDPSLVPNVPYFDLPAGLMAPLVKLEDTEYKALDPKDIRLPPPMPPSERLLAAVEAFYSPPSHDRPRNSEGWEQNGLYEFFRAKMRARRKKGQEKRNSGRGNSRSRSRSGSRGRSSSHSSSRSSKSRSRSRSRSRSRSRSRSRSYSRSRSRSRSRSSRSRSRSRSRSRSPTRRRHGHKSRSSSPPSTSAAGSAPSKVPPDSRLGEENKGHQLLMKMGWSGSGGLGAKEQGIQDPIKGGDIRDKWDQYKGVGVSLDDPYENYRRNKSYNFVARMKAREEVNREPQEAPPTE; encoded by the exons ATGGATGTACCCACGCCCCCCGAAG ATCAAGAACTGCGGAATGTGATTGACAAGCTGGCTCAGTTTGTCGCTCGGAACGGACCAGAGTTTGAGAAGATGACAATGGACAAACAGAAGGACAACCCCAAGTTCTCCTTCCTCTTTGGAGGAGACTTCTTCGGCTACTACAAGTGCAAGCTGGCTTTGGCGCAGCAGCAGC ATCCCTCTACCCGCGATGGGGAGGAATATAAATCTGAAG AGCTCTACAACCCAGGCACATCAGACATGCTTGACATTCCTCCCCCACCTATGGCCATGATGCCTCCGCCTCCCATCCCTCCGTCCTCCGCCGCCGCGCCCGCCATCGATGACATCATCCAGCAGAGTCAGTGGAACTTGCAGCACCAGGAGCAGCACCTGCACACACTCAGACAG GAACAAGTTAGCGCAGCCATAGCTTCGGCCGCCGAACAGCAGATCCAAAAACTGGTAGTGGAAACTCAGCTGGACGTCACAGAGTTCGACAACCTGTTGCAGCCCATCATTGACACCTGCACCAAAGACGCCATTTCT GCTGGAAAGAACTGGATGTTCAACAATGCCAAGACTCCGCAGCACTGTgagctgatgacatcacaccTCCGCAACCGCATCACTGCAGAAGGAGCGCATTTTGAGCTCCGCCTGCATCTCATCTATTTAACCAATGACGTTCTCCATCACTG CCAGCGCAAACAGCAGAAGGATTTGTTGGCAGCTCTGCAGAAAGTTGTGGTTCCAATCTACTGCACCAGCTTCTTGGctgtggaggaggagaagcagcAGAAGATCACCAGG TTGTTGCAGCTTTGGGAGAAGAATGGCTACTTCGATGAGGAAACCATTCAGCAACTCCAGAACCCAGCATTGGGTCTAGGCCAGTACCAG GCCTCTCTGATAACGGAATATGCCAGCGTGGTGCAGCCCATCCAGCTGGCTTTCCAGCAGCAGATCCAAGTCCTGAAGAGCCAACATGAGGAGTTTGTGGCGACCCTGAAGCAGCAGCCCGCTCCCCAACTTGCCCCGCCTACTGAGCCTGAAAAGGCCCCACCTATGACTTCACAACCTG AGGTGAAGCCACCCATGTCAGGTCCTTCTCCGGGAGACTTTGACGACGCTCCAGCCGGACCTCAGGACCCCAGCAACTCCAGCGGACCTTCAGAGCTACCCCCCAAGCCCGCGTGGTACGACCCCCAGCACATGGGCCCTTGGAATCCTAACCAGCCG CCACCCTTTGACCCAAACCTGCCTCCCCCTCCGTGTCCGCCATGGAACAGCCATGAGGGAATGTGGAACGATCAGAGGGAGCCAGGAAACTGGAGCGGGGGTCCACCTCGAGAAGGGGGTCCCTGGAGCAGTCCCGGTGGGCCTGATCCAGGCCCCCCTTCTTGGAACTCATACGACCAGCAACCTCCGTGGGGGAACCAGCCTGAGCAGCCCCCCTGGGGCCAACGGGAGCCACCCTTTCCCCCCCGCATGCAG aggCCCCCTCACTTCAGGGGCTCCTTCCCCCCCCATCAGCAACCGCCTCCCTTTAACcagccaccgccgccgccacatTCTTTTGGACGCTTTCCTTCGCGCTTTATGCAGGATGACTTTCCTCCCAGGCATCACTACGACCGGCCGCCGTACACGCCACATCGCTTCGATTACGCTCAAGGAGACTTCCCCAGAG ACATGCCGGGTCCACCCCCGCCCCACCACACCAACCAGAGGCTCCCTCCCTCCGGCATGGGGGGTGATCACCCGCCCTGGGGCGGAGCCCAGCACCCAGACTTTGGGCCACCCCCACACGGGTTCAATGGCCATTCACCGCATGTACGCCACCGGCAGCCTCCGGCCCCGGACGACCCAAGCCTGGTGCCCAATGTTCCCTATTTCGACCTTCCTGCGGGTCTCATGGCGCCGCTGGTCAAA TTGGAGGACACAGAGTATAAAGCACTGGATCCTAAAGACATTCGCCTGCCGCCCCCAATGCCTCCCAGCGAACGCCTGCTCGCCGCCGTGGAAGCTTTCTACAGCCCCCCATCCCACGACCGGCCCCGCAACAG TGAAGGTTGGGAGCAGAACGGCCTGTACGAGTTCTTCCGGGCCAAGATGAGAGCACGCAGGAAAAAAGGCCAAGAGAAGCGCAATAG TGGGCGAGGCAACAGCCGCTCCAGGAGCCGCTCGGGCAGCCGTGGAAGGTCATCCTCCCACTCTAGCTCGCGCTCGTCCAAGTCCAGGTCCCGGTCACGATCCCGCAGTCGCTCGCGGTCCCGCAGTCGCTCACGCTCCTACTCACGTTccag GTCCAGGAGTCGGTCCAGATCGTCAAGGAGTCGCTCACGCTCCAGGTCCCGTTCACGCTCACCCACCAGGAGGCGCCATGGCCATAAATCCCGCAGCTCTTCACCTCC CTCCACCTCAGCAGCGGGCAGTGCCCCCTCCAAAGTGCCGCCAGACTCCCGCCTGGGCGAGGAGAACAAAGGCCATCAACTGCTCATGAAGATGG GTTGGAGCGGATCAGGAGGTCTTGGCGCCAAGGAACAGGGCATCCAGGATCCCATCAAAGGAGGCGACATCCGCGACAAGTGGGACCAGTACAAGGGAGTGGGTGTGTCCCTGGACGACCCCTACGAGAATTATCGCAGGAACAAGAGCTACAACTTTGTAGCCCGCATGAAGGCTCGGGaagaag TGAACAGAGAACCTCAGGAGGCCCCACCCACTGAGTGA
- the cherp gene encoding calcium homeostasis endoplasmic reticulum protein isoform X3, producing MDVPTPPEDQELRNVIDKLAQFVARNGPEFEKMTMDKQKDNPKFSFLFGGDFFGYYKCKLALAQQQQLYNPGTSDMLDIPPPPMAMMPPPPIPPSSAAAPAIDDIIQQSQWNLQHQEQHLHTLRQEQVSAAIASAAEQQIQKLVVETQLDVTEFDNLLQPIIDTCTKDAISAGKNWMFNNAKTPQHCELMTSHLRNRITAEGAHFELRLHLIYLTNDVLHHCQRKQQKDLLAALQKVVVPIYCTSFLAVEEEKQQKITRLLQLWEKNGYFDEETIQQLQNPALGLGQYQASLITEYASVVQPIQLAFQQQIQVLKSQHEEFVATLKQQPAPQLAPPTEPEKAPPMTSQPAEVKPPMSGPSPGDFDDAPAGPQDPSNSSGPSELPPKPAWYDPQHMGPWNPNQPPPFDPNLPPPPCPPWNSHEGMWNDQREPGNWSGGPPREGGPWSSPGGPDPGPPSWNSYDQQPPWGNQPEQPPWGQREPPFPPRMQRPPHFRGSFPPHQQPPPFNQPPPPPHSFGRFPSRFMQDDFPPRHHYDRPPYTPHRFDYAQGDFPRDMPGPPPPHHTNQRLPPSGMGGDHPPWGGAQHPDFGPPPHGFNGHSPHVRHRQPPAPDDPSLVPNVPYFDLPAGLMAPLVKLEDTEYKALDPKDIRLPPPMPPSERLLAAVEAFYSPPSHDRPRNSEGWEQNGLYEFFRAKMRARRKKGQEKRNSGRGNSRSRSRSGSRGRSSSHSSSRSSKSRSRSRSRSRSRSRSRSRSYSRSRSRSRSRSSRSRSRSRSRSRSPTRRRHGHKSRSSSPPSTSAAGSAPSKVPPDSRLGEENKGHQLLMKMGWSGSGGLGAKEQGIQDPIKGGDIRDKWDQYKGVGVSLDDPYENYRRNKSYNFVARMKAREEVNREPQEAPPTE from the exons ATGGATGTACCCACGCCCCCCGAAG ATCAAGAACTGCGGAATGTGATTGACAAGCTGGCTCAGTTTGTCGCTCGGAACGGACCAGAGTTTGAGAAGATGACAATGGACAAACAGAAGGACAACCCCAAGTTCTCCTTCCTCTTTGGAGGAGACTTCTTCGGCTACTACAAGTGCAAGCTGGCTTTGGCGCAGCAGCAGC AGCTCTACAACCCAGGCACATCAGACATGCTTGACATTCCTCCCCCACCTATGGCCATGATGCCTCCGCCTCCCATCCCTCCGTCCTCCGCCGCCGCGCCCGCCATCGATGACATCATCCAGCAGAGTCAGTGGAACTTGCAGCACCAGGAGCAGCACCTGCACACACTCAGACAG GAACAAGTTAGCGCAGCCATAGCTTCGGCCGCCGAACAGCAGATCCAAAAACTGGTAGTGGAAACTCAGCTGGACGTCACAGAGTTCGACAACCTGTTGCAGCCCATCATTGACACCTGCACCAAAGACGCCATTTCT GCTGGAAAGAACTGGATGTTCAACAATGCCAAGACTCCGCAGCACTGTgagctgatgacatcacaccTCCGCAACCGCATCACTGCAGAAGGAGCGCATTTTGAGCTCCGCCTGCATCTCATCTATTTAACCAATGACGTTCTCCATCACTG CCAGCGCAAACAGCAGAAGGATTTGTTGGCAGCTCTGCAGAAAGTTGTGGTTCCAATCTACTGCACCAGCTTCTTGGctgtggaggaggagaagcagcAGAAGATCACCAGG TTGTTGCAGCTTTGGGAGAAGAATGGCTACTTCGATGAGGAAACCATTCAGCAACTCCAGAACCCAGCATTGGGTCTAGGCCAGTACCAG GCCTCTCTGATAACGGAATATGCCAGCGTGGTGCAGCCCATCCAGCTGGCTTTCCAGCAGCAGATCCAAGTCCTGAAGAGCCAACATGAGGAGTTTGTGGCGACCCTGAAGCAGCAGCCCGCTCCCCAACTTGCCCCGCCTACTGAGCCTGAAAAGGCCCCACCTATGACTTCACAACCTG CAGAGGTGAAGCCACCCATGTCAGGTCCTTCTCCGGGAGACTTTGACGACGCTCCAGCCGGACCTCAGGACCCCAGCAACTCCAGCGGACCTTCAGAGCTACCCCCCAAGCCCGCGTGGTACGACCCCCAGCACATGGGCCCTTGGAATCCTAACCAGCCG CCACCCTTTGACCCAAACCTGCCTCCCCCTCCGTGTCCGCCATGGAACAGCCATGAGGGAATGTGGAACGATCAGAGGGAGCCAGGAAACTGGAGCGGGGGTCCACCTCGAGAAGGGGGTCCCTGGAGCAGTCCCGGTGGGCCTGATCCAGGCCCCCCTTCTTGGAACTCATACGACCAGCAACCTCCGTGGGGGAACCAGCCTGAGCAGCCCCCCTGGGGCCAACGGGAGCCACCCTTTCCCCCCCGCATGCAG aggCCCCCTCACTTCAGGGGCTCCTTCCCCCCCCATCAGCAACCGCCTCCCTTTAACcagccaccgccgccgccacatTCTTTTGGACGCTTTCCTTCGCGCTTTATGCAGGATGACTTTCCTCCCAGGCATCACTACGACCGGCCGCCGTACACGCCACATCGCTTCGATTACGCTCAAGGAGACTTCCCCAGAG ACATGCCGGGTCCACCCCCGCCCCACCACACCAACCAGAGGCTCCCTCCCTCCGGCATGGGGGGTGATCACCCGCCCTGGGGCGGAGCCCAGCACCCAGACTTTGGGCCACCCCCACACGGGTTCAATGGCCATTCACCGCATGTACGCCACCGGCAGCCTCCGGCCCCGGACGACCCAAGCCTGGTGCCCAATGTTCCCTATTTCGACCTTCCTGCGGGTCTCATGGCGCCGCTGGTCAAA TTGGAGGACACAGAGTATAAAGCACTGGATCCTAAAGACATTCGCCTGCCGCCCCCAATGCCTCCCAGCGAACGCCTGCTCGCCGCCGTGGAAGCTTTCTACAGCCCCCCATCCCACGACCGGCCCCGCAACAG TGAAGGTTGGGAGCAGAACGGCCTGTACGAGTTCTTCCGGGCCAAGATGAGAGCACGCAGGAAAAAAGGCCAAGAGAAGCGCAATAG TGGGCGAGGCAACAGCCGCTCCAGGAGCCGCTCGGGCAGCCGTGGAAGGTCATCCTCCCACTCTAGCTCGCGCTCGTCCAAGTCCAGGTCCCGGTCACGATCCCGCAGTCGCTCGCGGTCCCGCAGTCGCTCACGCTCCTACTCACGTTccag GTCCAGGAGTCGGTCCAGATCGTCAAGGAGTCGCTCACGCTCCAGGTCCCGTTCACGCTCACCCACCAGGAGGCGCCATGGCCATAAATCCCGCAGCTCTTCACCTCC CTCCACCTCAGCAGCGGGCAGTGCCCCCTCCAAAGTGCCGCCAGACTCCCGCCTGGGCGAGGAGAACAAAGGCCATCAACTGCTCATGAAGATGG GTTGGAGCGGATCAGGAGGTCTTGGCGCCAAGGAACAGGGCATCCAGGATCCCATCAAAGGAGGCGACATCCGCGACAAGTGGGACCAGTACAAGGGAGTGGGTGTGTCCCTGGACGACCCCTACGAGAATTATCGCAGGAACAAGAGCTACAACTTTGTAGCCCGCATGAAGGCTCGGGaagaag TGAACAGAGAACCTCAGGAGGCCCCACCCACTGAGTGA
- the cherp gene encoding calcium homeostasis endoplasmic reticulum protein isoform X4 gives MDVPTPPEDQELRNVIDKLAQFVARNGPEFEKMTMDKQKDNPKFSFLFGGDFFGYYKCKLALAQQQQLYNPGTSDMLDIPPPPMAMMPPPPIPPSSAAAPAIDDIIQQSQWNLQHQEQHLHTLRQEQVSAAIASAAEQQIQKLVVETQLDVTEFDNLLQPIIDTCTKDAISAGKNWMFNNAKTPQHCELMTSHLRNRITAEGAHFELRLHLIYLTNDVLHHCQRKQQKDLLAALQKVVVPIYCTSFLAVEEEKQQKITRLLQLWEKNGYFDEETIQQLQNPALGLGQYQASLITEYASVVQPIQLAFQQQIQVLKSQHEEFVATLKQQPAPQLAPPTEPEKAPPMTSQPEVKPPMSGPSPGDFDDAPAGPQDPSNSSGPSELPPKPAWYDPQHMGPWNPNQPPPFDPNLPPPPCPPWNSHEGMWNDQREPGNWSGGPPREGGPWSSPGGPDPGPPSWNSYDQQPPWGNQPEQPPWGQREPPFPPRMQRPPHFRGSFPPHQQPPPFNQPPPPPHSFGRFPSRFMQDDFPPRHHYDRPPYTPHRFDYAQGDFPRDMPGPPPPHHTNQRLPPSGMGGDHPPWGGAQHPDFGPPPHGFNGHSPHVRHRQPPAPDDPSLVPNVPYFDLPAGLMAPLVKLEDTEYKALDPKDIRLPPPMPPSERLLAAVEAFYSPPSHDRPRNSEGWEQNGLYEFFRAKMRARRKKGQEKRNSGRGNSRSRSRSGSRGRSSSHSSSRSSKSRSRSRSRSRSRSRSRSRSYSRSRSRSRSRSSRSRSRSRSRSRSPTRRRHGHKSRSSSPPSTSAAGSAPSKVPPDSRLGEENKGHQLLMKMGWSGSGGLGAKEQGIQDPIKGGDIRDKWDQYKGVGVSLDDPYENYRRNKSYNFVARMKAREEVNREPQEAPPTE, from the exons ATGGATGTACCCACGCCCCCCGAAG ATCAAGAACTGCGGAATGTGATTGACAAGCTGGCTCAGTTTGTCGCTCGGAACGGACCAGAGTTTGAGAAGATGACAATGGACAAACAGAAGGACAACCCCAAGTTCTCCTTCCTCTTTGGAGGAGACTTCTTCGGCTACTACAAGTGCAAGCTGGCTTTGGCGCAGCAGCAGC AGCTCTACAACCCAGGCACATCAGACATGCTTGACATTCCTCCCCCACCTATGGCCATGATGCCTCCGCCTCCCATCCCTCCGTCCTCCGCCGCCGCGCCCGCCATCGATGACATCATCCAGCAGAGTCAGTGGAACTTGCAGCACCAGGAGCAGCACCTGCACACACTCAGACAG GAACAAGTTAGCGCAGCCATAGCTTCGGCCGCCGAACAGCAGATCCAAAAACTGGTAGTGGAAACTCAGCTGGACGTCACAGAGTTCGACAACCTGTTGCAGCCCATCATTGACACCTGCACCAAAGACGCCATTTCT GCTGGAAAGAACTGGATGTTCAACAATGCCAAGACTCCGCAGCACTGTgagctgatgacatcacaccTCCGCAACCGCATCACTGCAGAAGGAGCGCATTTTGAGCTCCGCCTGCATCTCATCTATTTAACCAATGACGTTCTCCATCACTG CCAGCGCAAACAGCAGAAGGATTTGTTGGCAGCTCTGCAGAAAGTTGTGGTTCCAATCTACTGCACCAGCTTCTTGGctgtggaggaggagaagcagcAGAAGATCACCAGG TTGTTGCAGCTTTGGGAGAAGAATGGCTACTTCGATGAGGAAACCATTCAGCAACTCCAGAACCCAGCATTGGGTCTAGGCCAGTACCAG GCCTCTCTGATAACGGAATATGCCAGCGTGGTGCAGCCCATCCAGCTGGCTTTCCAGCAGCAGATCCAAGTCCTGAAGAGCCAACATGAGGAGTTTGTGGCGACCCTGAAGCAGCAGCCCGCTCCCCAACTTGCCCCGCCTACTGAGCCTGAAAAGGCCCCACCTATGACTTCACAACCTG AGGTGAAGCCACCCATGTCAGGTCCTTCTCCGGGAGACTTTGACGACGCTCCAGCCGGACCTCAGGACCCCAGCAACTCCAGCGGACCTTCAGAGCTACCCCCCAAGCCCGCGTGGTACGACCCCCAGCACATGGGCCCTTGGAATCCTAACCAGCCG CCACCCTTTGACCCAAACCTGCCTCCCCCTCCGTGTCCGCCATGGAACAGCCATGAGGGAATGTGGAACGATCAGAGGGAGCCAGGAAACTGGAGCGGGGGTCCACCTCGAGAAGGGGGTCCCTGGAGCAGTCCCGGTGGGCCTGATCCAGGCCCCCCTTCTTGGAACTCATACGACCAGCAACCTCCGTGGGGGAACCAGCCTGAGCAGCCCCCCTGGGGCCAACGGGAGCCACCCTTTCCCCCCCGCATGCAG aggCCCCCTCACTTCAGGGGCTCCTTCCCCCCCCATCAGCAACCGCCTCCCTTTAACcagccaccgccgccgccacatTCTTTTGGACGCTTTCCTTCGCGCTTTATGCAGGATGACTTTCCTCCCAGGCATCACTACGACCGGCCGCCGTACACGCCACATCGCTTCGATTACGCTCAAGGAGACTTCCCCAGAG ACATGCCGGGTCCACCCCCGCCCCACCACACCAACCAGAGGCTCCCTCCCTCCGGCATGGGGGGTGATCACCCGCCCTGGGGCGGAGCCCAGCACCCAGACTTTGGGCCACCCCCACACGGGTTCAATGGCCATTCACCGCATGTACGCCACCGGCAGCCTCCGGCCCCGGACGACCCAAGCCTGGTGCCCAATGTTCCCTATTTCGACCTTCCTGCGGGTCTCATGGCGCCGCTGGTCAAA TTGGAGGACACAGAGTATAAAGCACTGGATCCTAAAGACATTCGCCTGCCGCCCCCAATGCCTCCCAGCGAACGCCTGCTCGCCGCCGTGGAAGCTTTCTACAGCCCCCCATCCCACGACCGGCCCCGCAACAG TGAAGGTTGGGAGCAGAACGGCCTGTACGAGTTCTTCCGGGCCAAGATGAGAGCACGCAGGAAAAAAGGCCAAGAGAAGCGCAATAG TGGGCGAGGCAACAGCCGCTCCAGGAGCCGCTCGGGCAGCCGTGGAAGGTCATCCTCCCACTCTAGCTCGCGCTCGTCCAAGTCCAGGTCCCGGTCACGATCCCGCAGTCGCTCGCGGTCCCGCAGTCGCTCACGCTCCTACTCACGTTccag GTCCAGGAGTCGGTCCAGATCGTCAAGGAGTCGCTCACGCTCCAGGTCCCGTTCACGCTCACCCACCAGGAGGCGCCATGGCCATAAATCCCGCAGCTCTTCACCTCC CTCCACCTCAGCAGCGGGCAGTGCCCCCTCCAAAGTGCCGCCAGACTCCCGCCTGGGCGAGGAGAACAAAGGCCATCAACTGCTCATGAAGATGG GTTGGAGCGGATCAGGAGGTCTTGGCGCCAAGGAACAGGGCATCCAGGATCCCATCAAAGGAGGCGACATCCGCGACAAGTGGGACCAGTACAAGGGAGTGGGTGTGTCCCTGGACGACCCCTACGAGAATTATCGCAGGAACAAGAGCTACAACTTTGTAGCCCGCATGAAGGCTCGGGaagaag TGAACAGAGAACCTCAGGAGGCCCCACCCACTGAGTGA